A window from Streptomyces sp. NBC_00271 encodes these proteins:
- a CDS encoding CbiQ family ECF transporter T component, with the protein MTRAPKAHRSNALPPGAWWIWALGLGTAASRTTNPLLLALLIAVAGYVVAARRTDAPWARSYTAFVKLGIAVLGIRLAFAVFLGSPIPGTHLLVTLPELPLPHWAQGIRVGGRVTAEGLLFALYDGLKLATLLICVGAANALANPARLLKSLPGALYEAGVAVVVALTFAPNLIADGRRLRAARRLRGRPDRGLRGLLHVGLPVLEGALERSVALAAAMDARGYGRTAEVAPAVRRTTTVLTLGGLLGVCAGTYGVLTAEGGTYGLPVLLAGVAAALGGLWLGGRRSVRTRYRPDVWGVRAWLVTGSGVAVAAGLIVSAAYDAAALSPGVLPLTAPALPLWPAAAILLGLLPAFVAPTPHSREPSTLKDPS; encoded by the coding sequence ATGACCCGCGCACCGAAGGCACACCGTTCCAACGCCCTCCCCCCAGGAGCCTGGTGGATCTGGGCCCTGGGCCTGGGCACCGCCGCCTCCCGCACCACCAACCCCCTCCTGCTCGCCCTCCTCATAGCCGTGGCCGGTTACGTGGTGGCCGCCCGCCGGACCGACGCCCCCTGGGCCCGCTCCTACACCGCGTTCGTCAAACTCGGCATCGCCGTCCTCGGCATCCGGCTGGCGTTCGCCGTCTTCCTCGGCTCCCCCATCCCCGGCACCCACCTCCTCGTCACCCTCCCCGAACTCCCCCTCCCCCACTGGGCCCAGGGCATCCGAGTCGGCGGCCGGGTCACCGCCGAGGGCCTGCTCTTCGCGCTGTACGACGGCCTGAAACTGGCCACGCTCCTCATCTGCGTCGGCGCGGCGAACGCCCTCGCGAACCCTGCACGGCTGCTGAAGTCGCTCCCGGGCGCCCTGTACGAGGCGGGCGTCGCGGTGGTCGTCGCGCTCACCTTCGCGCCGAACCTGATCGCGGACGGCCGGCGGCTGCGCGCCGCCCGCCGTCTGCGCGGCCGCCCCGACCGTGGGCTGCGCGGCCTGCTGCACGTCGGGCTCCCGGTCCTGGAGGGCGCGTTGGAGCGTTCGGTCGCCCTCGCGGCGGCGATGGACGCCCGCGGCTACGGCCGCACCGCCGAGGTGGCGCCCGCCGTCCGCCGTACGACCACCGTTCTGACGCTGGGCGGTCTGCTCGGCGTCTGCGCGGGCACGTACGGAGTGCTGACCGCCGAGGGCGGTACCTACGGCCTGCCCGTGCTGCTCGCCGGAGTGGCCGCGGCGCTCGGCGGGCTGTGGCTGGGCGGGCGCCGCTCGGTCCGCACGCGCTACCGCCCGGACGTGTGGGGCGTTCGGGCCTGGCTGGTGACGGGCTCCGGAGTCGCGGTCGCCGCCGGACTGATCGTCTCCGCCGCGTACGACGCCGCGGCGCTGAGCCCCGGTGTCCTCCCGCTGACCGCCCCCGCCCTGCCCCTCTGGCCCGCGGCGGCGATCCTGCTCGGCCTGCTCCCCGCCTTCGTCGCCCCGACACCTCACTCGCGGGAACCCTCCACCCTCAAGGACCCCTCATGA
- a CDS encoding transglycosylase SLT domain-containing protein: MSVSFIRNIAASPKKVLTTAAVAAAATGMVLAAAPAQAATGQASSAQAIAHKMIPDAAQFSAFSKIVEHESGWNPSATNSASGAYGLVQALPGSKMSAAGSDWKTNPATQIKWGLDYMNSRYGSPAAAWNFWQAHNWY, from the coding sequence GTGTCCGTCTCCTTCATCCGCAACATCGCCGCTTCCCCGAAGAAGGTCCTCACCACCGCCGCCGTGGCCGCCGCCGCCACCGGCATGGTTCTCGCCGCGGCGCCCGCTCAGGCCGCCACCGGCCAGGCCTCCTCCGCCCAGGCGATCGCGCACAAGATGATCCCGGACGCCGCGCAGTTCAGTGCCTTCAGCAAGATCGTCGAGCACGAGAGCGGCTGGAACCCCAGCGCCACGAACTCCGCCTCCGGCGCCTACGGCCTGGTCCAGGCCCTGCCCGGTTCGAAGATGTCGGCCGCCGGTTCCGACTGGAAGACGAACCCGGCCACCCAGATCAAGTGGGGGCTGGACTACATGAACTCCCGCTACGGCAGCCCGGCCGCCGCCTGGAACTTCTGGCAGGCCCACAACTGGTACTGA
- a CDS encoding prenyltransferase/squalene oxidase repeat-containing protein, with protein MIVRRSAAVLAATVVIGTALAPAAVAEGASPSPAPAIPSGLYGTSDPTYDGVWRQSLALLAQHTVGVKPATKAVDWLAGQQCANGAFAAYRADASAKCDAKTMVDTNSTSAAVQALAALGGHDGETGKAVAWLKSAQNKDGGWGYTAGGASDANSTSVVIGALAAVGTKPADVSKDGKSPYDALVKLSIPCGGADGGAFAYQPDKKGKLAANADATAAAVVGALGKGLAGEPLKPVADPLSCKAADRPEQAAQNGAAYLVKALAKDQHLTSVMPGAKNQPDYGNTADAVVALATAGHGDKAADAMRWLETHSAQWAAQAGPAAYAQLVLAADAATFDPRDFGGQDLVKQLNATGPAPASLPAEPKASASASAEEAAKKDDSGVSVWWIIGVGLVGGIGIGFLISARNKKQQP; from the coding sequence ATGATTGTTCGCCGCAGCGCCGCGGTACTGGCCGCCACCGTAGTGATCGGTACGGCCCTGGCCCCGGCCGCCGTGGCCGAGGGCGCCTCGCCCTCGCCCGCCCCGGCGATACCCTCCGGCCTCTACGGCACCTCCGACCCCACCTACGACGGCGTCTGGCGGCAGTCCCTCGCGCTGCTCGCCCAGCACACCGTCGGTGTGAAGCCCGCGACGAAGGCCGTGGACTGGCTGGCCGGGCAGCAGTGCGCGAACGGGGCGTTCGCGGCGTACCGTGCCGACGCGTCGGCGAAGTGCGACGCCAAGACGATGGTCGACACCAACAGCACCTCGGCGGCCGTGCAGGCCCTCGCCGCGCTCGGCGGCCACGACGGCGAGACGGGCAAGGCCGTCGCCTGGCTGAAGTCCGCGCAGAACAAGGACGGCGGCTGGGGCTACACGGCGGGCGGCGCGAGCGACGCGAACTCCACGTCCGTGGTGATCGGGGCGCTGGCGGCGGTGGGCACCAAACCGGCGGACGTCTCCAAGGACGGCAAGTCGCCGTACGACGCCCTCGTGAAGCTGTCGATCCCGTGCGGCGGGGCCGACGGGGGCGCGTTCGCCTACCAGCCGGACAAGAAGGGCAAGCTCGCGGCCAACGCGGACGCGACGGCGGCGGCCGTGGTCGGAGCCCTGGGCAAGGGCCTCGCCGGTGAGCCCCTGAAGCCCGTGGCCGACCCCCTCTCCTGCAAGGCCGCCGACAGGCCCGAGCAGGCGGCCCAGAACGGTGCCGCGTACCTCGTCAAGGCGCTCGCCAAGGACCAGCACCTCACCTCGGTGATGCCCGGCGCCAAGAACCAGCCCGACTACGGCAACACGGCGGACGCGGTCGTCGCGCTCGCGACCGCCGGGCACGGCGACAAGGCGGCCGACGCGATGCGCTGGCTGGAGACCCACTCCGCGCAGTGGGCCGCGCAGGCCGGCCCCGCCGCGTACGCGCAGCTCGTCCTCGCCGCCGACGCGGCGACGTTCGACCCGCGCGACTTCGGCGGCCAGGACCTCGTCAAGCAGCTCAACGCCACCGGCCCCGCGCCCGCGTCCCTCCCGGCCGAGCCCAAGGCCTCCGCGTCCGCGTCCGCCGAGGAAGCCGCGAAGAAGGACGACAGCGGCGTCAGCGTCTGGTGGATCATCGGCGTCGGTCTCGTCGGCGGCATCGGCATCGGCTTCCTGATCAGCGCCCGCAACAAGAAGCAGCAGCCGTGA
- a CDS encoding ECF transporter S component, with amino-acid sequence MTPMEGRPRTRAVRLGPRSLAALCLVSAVGVAGFGWPLFADPSSQVAAHAQDAPWLFAGLLVLLVAVVMATISESGLGPKAVAMLGVLAATGAALRPIGAGTAGIEPMFFLMVLSGRVLGPGFGFVLGSVTMFSSALLTGGVGPWLPFQMLAMGWFTMGAGLLPGPDRLRGRGELALLAAYGFCAAFAYGTVMNLAGWPFMGALASNVAFDPHADVTANLARFLAYCLATSLGWDLGRAVVTVVLTLALGATLLKALRRATRRAAFETPVTFEPR; translated from the coding sequence ATGACGCCGATGGAAGGCCGGCCCCGGACCAGAGCCGTCCGCCTCGGCCCTCGCTCCCTCGCCGCCCTCTGCCTCGTGAGCGCCGTCGGGGTCGCCGGGTTCGGCTGGCCGCTCTTCGCCGATCCCAGCTCGCAGGTCGCCGCGCACGCGCAGGACGCGCCCTGGCTGTTCGCGGGGCTGCTGGTGCTGCTCGTCGCCGTCGTCATGGCGACGATCTCCGAGTCCGGGCTCGGCCCTAAGGCGGTGGCCATGCTCGGAGTGCTGGCCGCGACCGGCGCCGCGCTGCGGCCGATCGGCGCCGGGACGGCCGGGATCGAGCCGATGTTCTTCCTGATGGTGCTGAGCGGCCGGGTGCTCGGACCGGGGTTCGGGTTCGTGCTCGGGTCCGTGACCATGTTCTCCTCCGCGCTGCTCACGGGCGGGGTGGGTCCGTGGCTGCCGTTCCAGATGCTCGCGATGGGCTGGTTCACGATGGGCGCCGGGCTGTTGCCGGGCCCCGACCGGCTGCGCGGGCGCGGGGAACTCGCCCTGCTCGCGGCGTACGGGTTCTGCGCCGCGTTCGCGTACGGCACGGTCATGAACCTGGCCGGCTGGCCCTTCATGGGCGCGCTGGCCTCGAACGTCGCCTTCGACCCGCATGCCGACGTGACCGCCAACCTGGCCCGTTTCCTCGCCTACTGCCTGGCCACCTCCCTCGGCTGGGACCTGGGCCGGGCCGTCGTCACCGTCGTCCTGACCCTCGCGCTCGGCGCGACCCTCCTCAAGGCGCTGCGCCGGGCGACGCGGCGGGCCGCCTTTGAGACCCCGGTCACCTTCGAACCCCGGTGA
- a CDS encoding SCO2322 family protein, with amino-acid sequence MSRRRTCALVLSLLLLVLGGAGQARAVGYRYWSFWDLTGGKWTYATQGPSTARPSDGDVQGFRFAVSADSQDASKPRGHADFASICAKTPAQAGHKRVALVIDSGTTADAPGGETPPAPRTVCARVPADATTAEALATVAKPLRYDTNALLCAIAGYPGTGCGEQVATSRTAPPPTAKADADAKGNGKDNADATSEPARHGPSLGLLAGVVAVAALGGAAVWQTRRRRP; translated from the coding sequence GTGAGCCGCCGTCGGACGTGCGCGCTGGTCCTGTCCCTGCTCCTGCTCGTACTCGGCGGCGCGGGACAGGCCCGGGCCGTCGGCTACCGCTACTGGTCGTTCTGGGACCTGACCGGCGGGAAGTGGACGTACGCGACACAGGGCCCGTCGACCGCGCGACCGTCCGACGGCGACGTACAGGGCTTCCGTTTCGCGGTGAGCGCGGACTCGCAGGACGCCTCCAAGCCGCGCGGCCACGCCGACTTCGCGTCCATCTGCGCGAAGACGCCCGCCCAGGCGGGCCACAAGCGGGTGGCCCTCGTCATCGACTCCGGCACGACCGCGGACGCCCCGGGCGGCGAGACTCCGCCCGCACCACGGACGGTCTGCGCCCGCGTCCCCGCCGACGCGACCACGGCCGAGGCCCTCGCGACGGTCGCCAAACCTCTCCGCTACGACACCAACGCCCTCCTGTGCGCCATCGCGGGCTACCCCGGGACGGGCTGCGGCGAGCAGGTCGCGACGTCGCGCACCGCGCCTCCCCCCACCGCGAAAGCCGACGCCGACGCCAAGGGCAACGGCAAGGACAACGCCGACGCCACGTCCGAGCCGGCCCGGCACGGCCCGTCGCTGGGCCTGCTCGCGGGAGTCGTCGCGGTCGCCGCGCTCGGCGGGGCGGCAGTCTGGCAGACCCGCCGCCGCCGGCCCTGA
- a CDS encoding PE-PGRS family protein, protein MDRRQYGEGGRSRAGSPVRTAPLPRPASPGPHQARTGSDATPRTPAEMAAIQRTAGNRAASVSVQRVGESSTSAPPTAEESGREDQGAAVITRLSRSIEGHVVVAKMKVNPLAPGTWWPEHWMPDGPARLKRTLERRVISGELFGAQDLEDIKTLSQVNPQWLAKVGIGTFKESEDYIKGDHKDWLRNLPGKRILAATLAFQQHAPGTRPAGAPTPIAPDYTLGRFMTTKAPGVSDVEKQPLLAERDEQIRQTAVDTLHPAGLPSERLHPDADKAGTVKHAAKDAKARDVFTSVLLLLQHGLKTYDPGAGVAAHVDYREGDVVRALAHGGRVNIRIPALRGGESPQSLTDFLGVTDGGRRAGFVDKRDFATHRTAIEKNKKGGEPGKFQEKGGIGASVANFLTPAVPHVGPERPQLMGMDISGGGFGSRDWNGDVVLPNGSYGHMLLILTPPTAAKDGSLLVGIETIKPHAESPVGYVHNARSTEATANPESVLHGHKGDKVGTGGLKHNERLVELRELGKAQGSGDWRAFLDQIKREWLDELEKNKDDVAEQRKMYERLVGRRQHFYEQTEQTEQAE, encoded by the coding sequence ATGGACAGGCGGCAGTACGGCGAGGGCGGGCGCTCACGGGCGGGATCACCAGTACGTACCGCGCCCCTGCCACGCCCGGCCTCCCCGGGCCCCCACCAGGCCCGGACCGGGTCGGACGCCACGCCCAGGACGCCCGCCGAGATGGCGGCGATCCAGCGCACGGCCGGCAACCGGGCGGCGTCCGTGTCCGTGCAGCGGGTGGGGGAGTCGAGCACGAGCGCGCCTCCCACCGCCGAGGAGTCCGGCCGGGAGGACCAGGGCGCGGCCGTGATCACGCGGCTGAGCCGGTCGATCGAGGGCCATGTCGTCGTGGCGAAGATGAAGGTGAACCCCCTGGCGCCGGGCACGTGGTGGCCGGAGCACTGGATGCCGGACGGGCCCGCGCGCCTGAAGCGCACCCTGGAGCGGCGGGTGATCAGCGGCGAGCTGTTCGGCGCCCAGGACCTGGAGGACATCAAGACGCTCTCCCAGGTGAACCCCCAGTGGCTCGCGAAGGTGGGAATCGGCACCTTCAAGGAGTCCGAGGACTACATCAAGGGCGACCACAAGGACTGGCTGCGGAACCTTCCGGGCAAGCGCATCCTCGCCGCGACCCTGGCCTTCCAGCAACACGCGCCGGGCACGCGTCCGGCGGGCGCGCCCACCCCGATCGCCCCGGACTACACCCTCGGCCGTTTCATGACCACCAAGGCTCCCGGGGTCTCGGACGTGGAGAAGCAGCCCCTGCTGGCCGAGCGGGACGAGCAGATACGGCAGACCGCCGTCGACACCCTGCACCCGGCCGGACTCCCGTCCGAACGCCTCCACCCCGACGCGGACAAGGCCGGGACGGTGAAGCACGCGGCGAAGGACGCGAAGGCCCGTGACGTCTTCACCTCCGTCCTGCTCCTGCTCCAGCACGGACTGAAGACCTACGACCCGGGGGCGGGCGTGGCCGCGCATGTCGACTACCGCGAGGGTGACGTCGTACGGGCGCTCGCCCACGGCGGCCGGGTCAACATCCGCATCCCCGCCCTGCGCGGGGGCGAGTCGCCCCAGTCGTTGACGGACTTCCTGGGCGTCACGGACGGGGGCCGACGCGCGGGGTTCGTCGACAAGCGCGATTTCGCCACGCACCGCACCGCCATCGAGAAGAACAAGAAGGGGGGCGAGCCGGGCAAGTTCCAGGAGAAGGGCGGTATCGGCGCGTCCGTCGCGAACTTTCTGACGCCGGCCGTGCCCCATGTCGGGCCCGAGCGTCCGCAGCTCATGGGCATGGACATCTCCGGCGGCGGGTTCGGCTCGCGGGACTGGAACGGCGACGTGGTCCTGCCGAACGGCTCGTACGGCCACATGCTGCTGATTCTCACCCCGCCCACCGCCGCCAAGGACGGCTCCCTGCTGGTCGGCATCGAGACGATCAAACCCCATGCCGAGAGCCCAGTCGGCTATGTGCACAACGCCCGGTCCACCGAGGCCACGGCCAACCCCGAGTCGGTCCTGCACGGTCACAAGGGGGACAAGGTCGGCACCGGCGGGCTGAAGCACAACGAGCGCCTTGTGGAGCTGCGGGAGCTGGGGAAGGCACAGGGAAGCGGGGACTGGCGCGCGTTCCTGGACCAGATCAAGCGGGAGTGGCTCGACGAGCTGGAGAAGAACAAGGACGACGTCGCCGAGCAGCGGAAGATGTACGAGCGGCTCGTCGGCCGGCGGCAGCACTTCTACGAGCAGACCGAGCAGACCGAGCAGGCTGAGTAG
- a CDS encoding YoaK family protein, with protein MSEQSAEGGAEGAGNTGPRPADPEARGVRLVVVLLSLTVVSGLIDAVSYLGLGHVFTANMTGNVVVLGFAAAGAPGFSIPHTSTSLACFLVGAAVGGRIAGRFGGGSRRTWAQVTLTAEAVFVGASAVVAFVAPGATGTTYALIALTAFAMGLRNATVRKLRVPDLTTTVLTMTLTGLASESAIGDGSVRRSPRRAAAVIAMMAGATLGAWLVINHGLGIPLLLAAVLAGVLAVATSGRE; from the coding sequence ATGAGCGAACAGAGCGCAGAGGGCGGCGCAGAGGGCGCCGGGAACACCGGGCCACGGCCCGCCGACCCGGAGGCGCGCGGAGTGCGTCTGGTGGTGGTGCTGCTGTCGCTGACCGTGGTCAGCGGGCTGATCGACGCGGTGAGCTATCTCGGACTCGGGCACGTCTTCACGGCGAACATGACCGGCAACGTGGTGGTGCTCGGCTTCGCCGCGGCCGGCGCCCCCGGCTTCTCGATCCCGCACACCTCGACCTCGCTGGCCTGCTTCCTGGTGGGCGCCGCGGTCGGGGGCCGGATCGCGGGGCGGTTCGGCGGCGGTTCACGCAGGACCTGGGCCCAGGTCACGCTCACCGCGGAGGCGGTGTTCGTGGGCGCGTCCGCGGTGGTCGCCTTCGTCGCGCCGGGCGCCACCGGTACCACCTACGCCCTGATCGCCCTCACGGCCTTCGCCATGGGCCTGCGCAACGCGACGGTCCGCAAACTCCGTGTACCGGACCTCACGACCACCGTCCTGACGATGACCCTGACCGGCCTCGCCTCCGAGTCCGCGATCGGCGACGGCTCGGTCCGCCGCTCCCCTCGCCGCGCGGCGGCCGTCATCGCCATGATGGCGGGCGCCACGCTCGGCGCATGGCTGGTGATCAACCACGGCCTGGGCATCCCCCTGCTGCTCGCGGCAGTCCTGGCAGGAGTATTGGCGGTCGCTACTTCGGGGCGGGAGTGA
- a CDS encoding M48 family metallopeptidase encodes MDPGEPEERPGRLEGLRRSLARQHGEALLAEVSADGAPRPRRDTAGVLAYAVALAIHGATIALLGTGILLVTLGWGTALPVVGVILLLLAWLLRPRFGRLPDDAPVLHRAEAPELFALVDEIASVVGTTGVHAIALTTDVNASVTTYGVRRRRLLTIGLGLWEITTPQQRIALLGHELGHYANGDTRHGLIIANALQSLATWRYLMRPISHPTVPEMALNVLYLLPYGAAQGLLMLLDQLTMRATQRAEYLADAAAARAGSTEAAVALMDRLLVTDSAETLLLRMSNAGQVIRTQDAERREPWRDLWDQLAAHVDSIPAHEYERQRRAGILRGHSVDSTHPPTHLRRACLLARPAVAAAVVTDDERQHTLDTELAPSRARLARQVLAR; translated from the coding sequence GTGGATCCCGGCGAGCCGGAAGAGAGACCGGGGCGGCTGGAGGGGCTGCGGCGGTCGCTGGCCCGGCAGCACGGGGAGGCACTGCTGGCCGAGGTGTCGGCCGACGGCGCGCCGCGTCCGCGCCGCGATACGGCCGGTGTCCTGGCGTACGCCGTCGCGCTGGCCATCCACGGTGCCACGATCGCCCTGCTCGGCACGGGCATCCTGCTGGTGACACTCGGCTGGGGAACCGCTCTGCCGGTGGTGGGAGTGATCCTTCTCCTGCTGGCCTGGCTCCTTCGGCCCCGCTTCGGACGGCTGCCGGACGACGCGCCCGTGCTGCACCGGGCCGAGGCGCCCGAGCTGTTCGCCCTGGTCGACGAGATCGCCTCCGTCGTCGGTACGACCGGGGTCCACGCCATCGCCCTGACGACCGACGTCAACGCGAGCGTGACCACCTACGGAGTGCGCCGACGCCGCCTGCTGACCATCGGGCTCGGGCTCTGGGAGATCACCACCCCGCAACAGCGGATCGCGCTGCTCGGACACGAACTCGGTCACTACGCCAACGGGGACACCCGGCACGGACTGATCATCGCCAACGCGCTCCAGTCCCTCGCCACGTGGCGCTATCTGATGCGCCCGATCTCTCACCCCACCGTCCCCGAGATGGCGCTCAACGTGCTCTATCTGCTGCCCTACGGAGCCGCCCAGGGCCTGCTGATGCTGCTCGACCAGCTGACGATGCGCGCGACACAACGCGCCGAGTACCTGGCCGACGCCGCCGCGGCCCGCGCCGGTTCCACCGAAGCCGCCGTGGCACTCATGGACCGCCTCCTGGTGACCGACTCGGCGGAGACCCTGCTCCTGCGCATGTCCAACGCAGGCCAGGTGATCCGGACCCAGGACGCGGAGCGTCGCGAGCCGTGGCGCGATCTGTGGGACCAGCTGGCCGCTCACGTGGACTCGATCCCCGCGCACGAGTACGAGCGCCAGCGCCGGGCCGGAATCCTGCGCGGACACAGCGTCGACTCGACCCACCCACCGACCCACCTGCGCCGGGCCTGCCTGCTCGCCAGGCCCGCCGTGGCCGCCGCGGTGGTCACGGACGACGAGCGACAGCACACCCTCGACACCGAACTGGCCCCGTCCCGAGCCCGCCTCGCCCGCCAGGTACTCGCCCGGTAG
- a CDS encoding ABC transporter ATP-binding protein, protein MIRFEDVSVTYDGAVEPTVQGVDFEVPEGELVLLVGPSGVGKSTVLGAVSGLVPHFTGGTLRGRVTVAGRDTRTHKPRELADVVGTVGQDPLSHFVTDTVEDELAYGMESLGLAPAVMRRRVEETLDLLGLADLRDRPIATLSGGQQQRVAIGSVLTPHPRVLVLDEPTSALDPAAAEEVLAVLQRLVHDLGTTVLMAEHRLERVIQYADQVALLPSPGAAPILGTPSEIMAVSPVYPPVVDLGRLADWSPLPLTVRDARRRAGVLRERLTELVPEPRTPRASVPQATAPASIEALAVRHGRVEALRRVDLTTAPGEIIALMGRNGVGKSTLLGTLVGLVAPAAGSVLVGGAVPHRTAPRDLVRRVGLVPQEPRDLLYADTVAAECAAADEDAGAEPGTCRALVSELLPDIGDDTHPRDLSEGQRLALALAVVLTARPPLLLLDEPTRGLDYAAKARLVTVLRGLAAEDHAIVLATHDVELAAELAHRVVVLADGEIVADGPTAEVVVASPSFAPQVTKVLAPQPWLTVTQVREALA, encoded by the coding sequence ATGATCCGCTTCGAGGATGTCTCCGTGACGTACGACGGAGCTGTCGAACCCACCGTCCAGGGCGTGGACTTCGAGGTCCCGGAGGGTGAACTCGTCCTGCTGGTGGGGCCCTCGGGCGTCGGCAAGTCGACCGTGCTCGGCGCGGTGTCCGGTCTCGTGCCGCACTTCACGGGCGGCACCCTGCGCGGCCGGGTCACGGTCGCCGGACGGGACACCCGCACCCACAAACCGCGTGAGCTCGCGGACGTGGTCGGCACGGTGGGCCAGGACCCGCTGTCCCACTTCGTGACGGACACGGTCGAGGACGAACTCGCCTACGGCATGGAGTCGTTGGGCCTCGCTCCGGCCGTGATGCGCCGCCGCGTCGAGGAGACCCTGGACCTGCTGGGCCTGGCGGACCTCCGCGACCGCCCGATCGCCACGCTCTCCGGCGGCCAGCAGCAGCGCGTCGCCATCGGCTCGGTCCTGACCCCCCACCCACGGGTCCTGGTCCTCGACGAGCCCACCTCGGCCCTGGACCCGGCCGCCGCCGAGGAGGTCCTCGCCGTCCTGCAACGCCTCGTCCACGACCTCGGCACGACCGTCCTCATGGCCGAACACCGCCTCGAACGCGTCATCCAGTACGCCGACCAGGTCGCCCTGCTCCCGTCCCCGGGCGCCGCGCCGATACTCGGTACCCCGTCCGAGATCATGGCCGTCTCCCCGGTGTACCCGCCGGTGGTGGACCTGGGCCGACTGGCCGACTGGTCCCCGCTCCCCCTCACGGTGCGCGACGCGCGGCGCAGGGCGGGGGTCCTGCGGGAGCGGCTCACGGAACTCGTCCCCGAGCCGAGGACCCCGCGGGCGTCGGTTCCACAGGCGACGGCCCCGGCCTCGATCGAAGCGCTCGCCGTCCGCCACGGCCGCGTCGAGGCGCTCCGGCGCGTCGACCTCACCACCGCCCCCGGCGAGATCATCGCGCTGATGGGCCGCAACGGGGTCGGGAAGTCCACCCTGCTCGGCACGCTGGTCGGGCTGGTCGCACCGGCGGCCGGTTCGGTCCTGGTCGGGGGCGCGGTCCCGCACCGGACGGCACCACGGGACCTCGTACGCCGGGTGGGTCTCGTACCGCAGGAACCGCGCGACCTGCTGTACGCCGACACGGTCGCCGCCGAGTGCGCGGCGGCCGACGAGGACGCGGGGGCCGAGCCCGGTACCTGCCGGGCCCTGGTGTCCGAGCTGCTGCCGGACATCGGGGACGACACCCACCCCCGTGACCTGTCGGAGGGGCAGCGGCTGGCGCTCGCGCTGGCCGTCGTCCTGACGGCCCGCCCCCCGCTCCTGCTCCTCGACGAACCGACCCGCGGCCTGGACTACGCGGCGAAGGCCCGTCTGGTCACGGTCCTGCGCGGCCTGGCCGCCGAGGATCACGCGATCGTCCTGGCCACCCACGACGTGGAACTCGCCGCCGAACTCGCGCACCGTGTCGTCGTCCTCGCGGACGGCGAGATCGTCGCCGACGGCCCCACGGCCGAGGTGGTCGTCGCCTCCCCGTCCTTCGCCCCGCAGGTCACGAAGGTGCTCGCGCCGCAGCCGTGGCTCACGGTCACCCAGGTCAGGGAGGCCCTCGCATGA